The proteins below come from a single Comamonas antarctica genomic window:
- the motB gene encoding flagellar motor protein MotB — MADKKLQPIIIKRIKKASHAPHGGAWKIAYADFMTAMMAFFLLMWLLGSTAKGDLQGIANYFNAPLKVSMQGGDGSGNSSSIIPGGGNDLSKVHGQVRRSESSETADRKQSLDASRAERARQDAARIKALQVKVDNLISGNPKLAEYRAQIRVQVTPDGLQIQIVDEQNRPMFDSGSAIVKPYMQDILRAVGAALGETENRISLAGHTDAAPYGNGDRGYSNWELSGDRANASRRELIGAGMPAAKLARVVGMAESDLLEPDNPRAPQNRRITITVLTREAEERLLGKEHKPLPVAEKHDNPPAGTQ; from the coding sequence ATGGCCGACAAGAAACTCCAACCCATCATCATCAAGCGCATCAAGAAGGCCAGCCATGCCCCGCATGGCGGCGCCTGGAAGATTGCCTATGCCGACTTCATGACGGCGATGATGGCGTTTTTCCTGTTGATGTGGCTGCTGGGCTCGACCGCCAAGGGCGACCTGCAGGGCATTGCCAACTATTTCAACGCGCCGCTCAAGGTGTCGATGCAGGGCGGCGACGGCTCGGGCAACAGCTCGAGCATCATTCCCGGCGGCGGCAACGACCTGTCCAAGGTGCACGGCCAGGTGCGGCGCTCGGAGTCGAGCGAGACCGCCGACCGCAAGCAGAGCCTGGACGCGTCGCGTGCCGAGCGCGCGCGCCAGGATGCGGCACGCATCAAGGCGCTGCAGGTCAAGGTCGACAACCTGATCTCGGGCAACCCCAAGCTGGCCGAATACCGCGCCCAGATCCGCGTGCAGGTCACGCCCGACGGCCTGCAGATCCAGATCGTCGACGAGCAGAACCGGCCGATGTTCGACAGCGGCAGCGCCATCGTCAAACCCTACATGCAGGACATCCTGCGCGCCGTCGGCGCCGCGCTGGGCGAGACCGAGAACCGCATCAGCCTGGCCGGCCACACCGATGCCGCGCCCTATGGCAACGGCGACCGGGGCTACAGCAACTGGGAGCTTTCGGGCGACCGCGCCAATGCCTCGCGCCGCGAACTGATCGGCGCCGGGATGCCGGCCGCCAAGCTGGCGCGCGTGGTCGGCATGGCCGAAAGCGATCTGCTCGAGCCGGACAACCCGCGCGCGCCGCAAAACCGGCGCATTACCATCACCGTCCTGACCCGCGAAGCCGAAGAGCGGCTGCTGGGTAAAGAGCACAAGCCTTTGCCCGTCGCGGAAAAGCACGACAATCCCCCCGCTGGCACGCAATAG
- the cheY gene encoding chemotaxis response regulator CheY, with the protein MANALRFLIVDDFSTMRRIVRNLLKESGFPEADEAEDGVVALHKLRNSKFDFVVTDINMPNMNGFQLLAEIKSDEKLKHLPVLMVTAEARKEDIVAAAQNGAAGYIVKPFTKATLEEKVGLILKKLGL; encoded by the coding sequence GTGGCTAATGCCTTGCGTTTTTTGATCGTCGACGACTTCTCCACCATGCGCCGCATCGTGCGCAACCTTCTCAAGGAAAGCGGTTTCCCCGAGGCGGATGAGGCGGAGGATGGCGTCGTTGCGCTGCACAAGCTGCGCAACAGCAAGTTCGATTTCGTCGTCACCGACATCAACATGCCCAACATGAACGGCTTCCAGCTGCTCGCCGAAATCAAGTCGGACGAGAAGCTCAAGCATCTTCCAGTGCTGATGGTCACGGCCGAAGCGCGCAAGGAAGACATCGTGGCCGCGGCGCAAAACGGCGCGGCGGGCTATATCGTCAAGCCGTTCACCAAGGCCACGCTGGAAGAAAAGGTCGGCCTGATCCTGAAGAAGCTGGGGCTGTAA
- the motA gene encoding flagellar motor stator protein MotA: protein MLVILGFIIAFACVFGTYVLHGGNIGVVAKALPFEMLTIGGAALGAFIVANQPKVIKATLRALPAAFKSSKYNKERFLELMALLYEILQKARKEGLMSVESDVEAPLESPIFAKYPNVLADVHVMEFLTDYLRMMVSGNLNAHEIESLMDSEIEAHHQEAHAPVAALGRMAGGLPAFGIVAAVLGVVNTMGSVGQPPAILGAMIGSALVGTFLGILLAYAVVEPIAGLIEQQTQDAAKEFECIKTTLLASMQGYNPATAIEFGRKVLFSTERPGFLELETHVKGKK, encoded by the coding sequence ATGCTTGTCATTCTTGGTTTCATCATTGCCTTTGCCTGCGTTTTCGGCACCTATGTGCTGCACGGCGGCAATATCGGCGTGGTCGCGAAGGCCCTACCCTTTGAAATGCTCACCATCGGCGGGGCGGCGCTCGGGGCGTTCATCGTGGCCAACCAGCCCAAGGTGATCAAGGCCACGCTGCGCGCGCTGCCGGCGGCGTTCAAATCGTCCAAATACAACAAGGAGCGCTTTCTCGAGCTGATGGCGCTGCTGTATGAAATCCTGCAGAAGGCGCGCAAGGAAGGCCTGATGTCGGTGGAATCCGATGTCGAGGCGCCGCTCGAGTCGCCGATCTTCGCCAAGTACCCGAACGTGCTGGCCGATGTGCATGTGATGGAGTTCCTCACCGACTACCTGCGCATGATGGTCTCGGGCAACCTGAATGCGCACGAGATCGAGTCGCTGATGGACAGCGAGATCGAGGCCCATCACCAGGAGGCGCATGCCCCGGTCGCGGCGCTGGGCCGCATGGCCGGCGGCCTGCCGGCGTTCGGGATCGTGGCGGCGGTGCTGGGCGTGGTGAACACCATGGGCTCGGTGGGCCAGCCGCCGGCGATCCTGGGCGCGATGATCGGTTCGGCACTGGTCGGTACCTTCCTCGGGATCTTGCTGGCCTATGCCGTGGTCGAGCCGATCGCGGGCCTGATCGAGCAGCAGACGCAGGACGCGGCCAAGGAATTCGAGTGCATCAAGACCACGCTGCTGGCCAGCATGCAGGGCTACAACCCCGCGACGGCGATTGAATTCGGCCGCAAGGTGCTGTTCTCCACCGAGCGTCCAGGCTTCCTGGAGCTGGAAACCCACGTCAAGGGCAAGAAGTAA
- a CDS encoding protein phosphatase CheZ, with amino-acid sequence MDSNTPAEPGELHYKIGVLTRQLHDSLNELGFADRLRGSMDELPDAQSRLSYIARLTGEAAEKVLNRVEQAKAQQAYIAEETRRMVAALIKDPVAAVAKGDIMNFLTDMEAVTQKADEHLTEIMMAQDFHDLTGQVIGRVVNLAANLEDQLVQMLIQTAPPGGVPTAIAAAPVAVAAAAVATESLAGPVVDPSKAQDVVTSQSQVDDLLASLGF; translated from the coding sequence ATGGACAGCAACACGCCTGCCGAGCCCGGCGAACTGCATTACAAGATTGGTGTGCTGACGCGTCAGCTGCACGATTCCCTCAATGAGTTGGGCTTTGCCGACCGGCTGCGTGGCTCCATGGACGAACTGCCCGACGCGCAGAGCCGGCTGTCCTATATCGCCCGGCTCACGGGCGAGGCCGCCGAGAAGGTGCTCAACCGCGTCGAGCAGGCCAAGGCGCAGCAGGCCTACATCGCCGAGGAAACGCGGCGCATGGTGGCCGCGTTGATCAAGGATCCGGTGGCCGCCGTCGCCAAGGGCGACATCATGAACTTCCTGACCGACATGGAAGCGGTGACGCAGAAGGCCGACGAGCACCTGACCGAGATCATGATGGCCCAGGACTTCCACGACCTGACCGGCCAGGTGATCGGCCGCGTGGTGAATCTCGCGGCCAATCTCGAGGACCAGCTGGTGCAGATGCTGATCCAGACCGCGCCGCCGGGCGGCGTGCCGACCGCCATCGCCGCCGCCCCCGTGGCCGTGGCCGCGGCCGCCGTCGCCACTGAATCGCTGGCCGGACCGGTGGTCGATCCCAGCAAGGCACAGGATGTGGTGACTTCGCAGTCGCAGGTGGATGATCTGCTGGCGAGCCTGGGGTTCTAA